In Macadamia integrifolia cultivar HAES 741 chromosome 12, SCU_Mint_v3, whole genome shotgun sequence, the following are encoded in one genomic region:
- the LOC122057682 gene encoding ethylene-insensitive protein 2-like isoform X3 — protein MEASIVSINQMLGFLLRRLPAVGPVLLLSMGYIDPGKWAAAVEGGARFGFDLLFLMLVFNFAAILCQYLSARIGVVTGKNLAQIYSEEFNKSTCILLGVQAELSVIASDLTMILGIAHGLNLLFGMDLLTCVLFAAIDAILFPLFTTLWKCSEVLSITITGFVLLSYILGVVMSQPDIPVATSGVLTRLSGESVFSVMSLLGATIVPHNFYVHSSIVQQLQVQPHAAKDAICHDHFVAILCMFSGIFVVNCVLMNAAATVFHNAGLVILTFQDAFLLMEQVFRSPAAPLVFFLVVFFSSQITALTWKFGGQVVLHYFFGVDLPDWLHRAVIRILAVVPALFCAWNYGEEGIYQMLIFTQVMLALLLPSSIVPLLRVASSRSIMAVFRVSQFVEFLTLVILTGMLGLKVIFVLEILFGNSDWVGDLRSNMGSTAVLSYVLITACVSFCMMLWFAAIPLKSATVRQDSQLWNSDLQTPPLSSVEREESDLLEARYQEPAKDDPALEKFSGCPSEGSVMEFDIDLPEKIMDSDQEPHLISVESCNTTTTSTTISTSSTAVLGSLTSHPEESAFAIESAPHAVVVAEACDDRLQDSGPSQKSEYTDPVEKTAVVGGDIQTEKDDGEGDTWDLEESSKMVSGSALTTNSEGPRSFRSLSGKSDEGGNGSASLSRLSGLGRAARRQLAAILDEFWGQLYDFHGQATQEAKAKKLNTLLGADSRSTASSPKIDPLGNESSGYFSDRGSGFLVNSCMCDSPKQQRMENNAASTYGVQMGPSSLWSTSHMKLLDAYVQSSINNVQDYGERRCSSLHMPPSSDGWDYQPATVRGYQIASYLGRLTSGRDSDSLTTVMDPPTPKSTSFVPTNYRDSIAYALGQKPLNGSSSINVSAMQNPAVSRNFSLQTERPYYDPCSSGAVENTGTSAYNKKYYSLPDISGLAVPSGDSSSSERSAQWGSPIGFGQLAGRKTYDQSLYSNTGPRAEGVPLAFDEISPSKLYRDPFSVQLSSNSDTRSLWSRQPFEQLFGVAGKPQCVGDEGAGSKSNSVPPEASSHIDLEAKLLRSFRYCIVKLLKLEGSDWLFDLFRQNDGADEDLILLVAARERFHYEAESREVRRVVQMGESRYPSSDRKLSSALKNEEAGLSRLLVSSVPHCGEGCVWRMDLIVSFGVWCIHRILDLSLLESRPELWGKYTYVLNRLQGILDLAFSKPRSALPPCFCLQVPALHLRKSSPPQSNGFLPPSGKPIKGKCTNASMLLDIVKDVEIAVSCRKGRTGTAAGDVAFPKGKENLASVLKRYKRRLSNKQVGTHEVGPELRKVHIPTSYAL, from the exons ATGGAAGCTTCGATTGTCAGTATCAATCAGATGCTGGGGTTCCTTCTTCGGAGACTCCCAGCTGTTGGTCCTGTGCTTTTGCTGTCAATGGGATATATTGACCCAGGAAAGTGGGCTGCAGCTGTTGAGGGAGGTGCCCGTTTTGGTTTTGACCTTTTATTCCTGATGCTTGTATTCAATTTTGCTGCTATTCTTTGCCAGTACCTGTCAGCTCGTATTGGTGTAGTTACTGGAAAAAATCTTGCCCAG ATTTATAGCGAGGAATTCAATAAGTCCACATGCATATTGTTAGGAGTTCAAGCAGAGCTTTCAGTGATTGCTTCGGACCTGACCATG ATTCTGGGAATTGCACATGGACTTAATCTTCTCTTTGGAATGGACCTCCTCACTTGTGTCCTTTTTGCTGCAATTGATGCTATTCTGTTTCCACTTTTTACCACCCTTTGG AAATGCTCGGAAGTCCTGTCTATAACCATAACAGGTTTTGTATTGCTGTCTTATATTCTTGGAGTGGTTATGAGTCAACCTGACATTCCAGTTGCCACTAGTGGGGTGCTGACAAGACTAAGTGGCGAGAGCGTCTTCTCAGTTATGAGCCTTCTTGGGGCAACTATTGTGCCTCATAATTTTTATGTGCACTCTTCCATTGTACAG CAGCTGCAAGTACAACCACATGCAGCAAAGGATGCTATATGTCATGACCATTTTGTTGCCATCTTATGCATGTTCAGTGgcatttttgtggtgaattgtGTGTTGATGAATGCAGCAGCAACTGTTTTCCACAATGCAGGACTTGTTATCCTTACTTTTCAGGATGCGTTTTTGCTAATGGAACAG GTTTTTAGGAGTCCTGCAGCAcctttagtattttttttagttgtgtTCTTTTCTAGCCAGATCACAGCTTTAACCTGGAAATTTGGGGGGCAAgtagttttacattattttttCGGGGTAGACCTGCCTGATTGGCTACATCGTGCAGTTATCAGAATTCTTGCCGTTGTTCCGGCCCTTTTCTGTGCCTGGAATTATGGAGAGGAAGGGATATATCAAATGCTTATCTTCACTCAAGTTATGTTAGCTTTACTGCTTCCATCTTCTATTGTTCCCTTACTTCGGGTAGCCTCATCAAGATCGATTATGGCTGTCTTCAGAGTTTCTCAATTTGTTGAATTCTTAACTTTGGTCATCTTAACTGGGATGCTTGGCTTAAAAGTTATCTTTGTTTTGGAGATTCTGTTCGGAAATAGTGACTGGGTGGGTGATTTGAGGTCAAATATGGGAAGTACTGCGGTGCTCTCTTATGTTCTTATTACTGCTTGTGTGTCATTTTGTATGATGCTTTGGTTCGCAGCCATACCGTTGAAGTCTGCTACTGTCAGACAGGATTCACAACTATGGAACTCAGATCTACAAACTCCACCACTGTCATCTGTGGAGAGGGAGGAAAGTGATTTACTTGAAGCTAGATATCAGGAACCTGCAAAAGATGACCCAGCTCTGGAGAAATTTTCTGGTTGTCCTTCAGAAGGTTCAGTAATggaatttgatattgatttgcCTGAAAAAATTATGGATTCTGATCAAGAACCTCACCTCATTTCTGTTGAAAGTTGTAATACTACTACTACTAGTACCACCATCAGTACCAGTAGTACTGCAGTTCTTGGCTCATTAACCTCTCATCCGGAAGAATCAGCATTCGCAATTGAGTCGGCCCCACATGCAGTTGTGGTAGCTGAGGCTTGTGATGATAGGCTGCAGGATTCTGGTCCTTCACAGAAGAGTGAATATACGGACCCAGTTGAGAAGACTGCTGTGGTGGGGGGAGACATACAAACTGAGAAGGATGATGGTGAGGGGGATACTTGGGACCTCGAAGAATCATCTAAAATGGTTTCTGGGAGTGCACTGACAACAAATTCTGAGGGTCCACGATCTTTTAGGAGTCTCAGTGGGAAAAGCGATGAAGGTGGAAATGGAAGTGCAAGCCTTTCAAGATTATCTGGGTTGGGCCGAGCTGCTAGACGTCAACTAGCTGCCATTCTAGATGAGTTCTGGGGTCAGTTGTATGATTTCCATGGGCAAGCAACTCAAGAAGCAAAGGCTAAGAAATTGAATACGTTGCTGGGAGCAGATTCAAGGTCCACTGCTTCTTCTCCAAAGATAGACCCTTTAGGAAATGAGTCATCTGGATACTTCTCTGATAGAGGATCTGGGTTTCTGGTAAATTCTTGTATGTGTGACTCTCCCAAGCAACAGAGAATGGAAAACAATGCAGCATCAACCTATGGGGTTCAAATGGGACCATCCTCGTTGTGGTCAACTAGCCACATGAAATTGTTGGATGCATATGTGCAAAGCTCCATCAATAATGTTCAGGACTATGGTGAGCGGCGTTGTTCTAGTTTGCACATGCCACCATCTTCTGATGGTTGGGATTATCAGCCTGCCACAGTGCGTGGATATCAGATTGCTTCTTATCTCGGTAGACTGACTTCAGGCAGAGATTCTGATTCCTTAACCACTGTAATGGATCCACCAACTCCGAAATCCACATCTTTTGTCCCCACAAACTACAGAGATTCAATTGCATATGCTCTGGGGCAAAAACCTCTAAATGGGAGTAGCTCTATTAATGTGTCTGCTATGCAGAATCCAGCAGTATCTAGGAACTTTTCATTGCAAACTGAAAGACCCTATTATGATCCCTGTTCTTCCGGTGCTGTGGAGAACACAGGGACTTCAGCTTACAATAAGAAGTACTACAGCTTACCTGATATTTCAGGTCTTGCAGTTCCTAGTGGGGATTCATCGTCATCTGAAAGGAGTGCTCAATGGGGCAGTCCCATTGGATTTGGACAGTTGGCAGGAAGAAAAACCTATGACCAATCACTCTATTCAAATACTGGACCCAGGGCGGAAGGAGTTCCTCTGGCATTTGATGAAATCTCTCCATCCAAGCTCTACAGAGATCCTTTCTCTGTACAGTTGAGTTCAAATTCAGACACGAGATCACTTTGGTCTAGACAGCCTTTTGAGCAGTTATTTGGAGTGGCAGGCAAACCTCAATGTGTTGGAGATGAGGGAGCTGGAAGTAAGTCAAACTCAGTTCCTCCAGAAGCCAGCTCTCACATAGATTTGGAGGCAAAGCTGCTACGGTCTTTCAGATACTGTATCGTCAAGCTATTGAAATTGGAGGGATCTGATTGGTTGTTTGACTTGTTTAGACAAAATGATGGGGCTGATGAGGATCTGATTCTTCTTGTTGCTGCCAGAGAGAGATTCCATTATGAAGCTGAATCAAGAGAGGTGAGGCGGGTGGTTCAAATGGGTGAATCTCGCTACCCTTCTTCGGATCGTAAGTTATCTTCTGCACTAAAGAATGAGGAGGCAGGTCTTTCCAGGCTTCTGGTTTCATCAGTTCCTCACTGTGGAGAGGGCTGTGTTTGGCGAATGGATCTGATTGTGAGCTTTGGCGTGTGGTGCATTCATCGGATCCTGGATCTTTCACTTCTGGAAAGCCGTCCTGAGCTCTGGGGAAAGTATACTTATGTTCTTAATCGTCTTCAG GGAATCCTTGATTTGGCATTTTCCAAGCCCCGATCTGCATTGCCTCCTTGCTTCTGTCTCCAGGTTCCGGCATTGCATTTGAGAAAGTCTAGTCCTCCGCAGTCAAATGGGTTCTTACCCCCTTCTGGAAAACCAATCAAGGGGAAATGCACAAATGCATCCATGCTTCTTGATATAGTCAAGGATGTTGAGATTGCAGTCTCCTGCCGCAAGGGCCGGACTGGAACTGCAGCAGGTGATGTGGCTTTTccgaaaggaaaagaaaatttggcTTCAGTTCTGAAACGGTACAAGCGTCGGCTTTCTAACAAACAAGTAGGGACACATGAAGTTGGTCCTGAGTTGCGCAAGGTTCACATTCCCACCTCTTATGCCTTATAG
- the LOC122057682 gene encoding ethylene-insensitive protein 2-like isoform X1 produces the protein MEASIVSINQMLGFLLRRLPAVGPVLLLSMGYIDPGKWAAAVEGGARFGFDLLFLMLVFNFAAILCQYLSARIGVVTGKNLAQIYSEEFNKSTCILLGVQAELSVIASDLTMILGIAHGLNLLFGMDLLTCVLFAAIDAILFPLFTTLWQKCSEVLSITITGFVLLSYILGVVMSQPDIPVATSGVLTRLSGESVFSVMSLLGATIVPHNFYVHSSIVQQLQVQPHAAKDAICHDHFVAILCMFSGIFVVNCVLMNAAATVFHNAGLVILTFQDAFLLMEQVFRSPAAPLVFFLVVFFSSQITALTWKFGGQVVLHYFFGVDLPDWLHRAVIRILAVVPALFCAWNYGEEGIYQMLIFTQVMLALLLPSSIVPLLRVASSRSIMAVFRVSQFVEFLTLVILTGMLGLKVIFVLEILFGNSDWVGDLRSNMGSTAVLSYVLITACVSFCMMLWFAAIPLKSATVRQDSQLWNSDLQTPPLSSVEREESDLLEARYQEPAKDDPALEKFSGCPSEGSVMEFDIDLPEKIMDSDQEPHLISVESCNTTTTSTTISTSSTAVLGSLTSHPEESAFAIESAPHAVVVAEACDDRLQDSGPSQKSEYTDPVEKTAVVGGDIQTEKDDGEGDTWDLEESSKMVSGSALTTNSEGPRSFRSLSGKSDEGGNGSASLSRLSGLGRAARRQLAAILDEFWGQLYDFHGQATQEAKAKKLNTLLGADSRSTASSPKIDPLGNESSGYFSDRGSGFLVNSCMCDSPKQQRMENNAASTYGVQMGPSSLWSTSHMKLLDAYVQSSINNVQDYGERRCSSLHMPPSSDGWDYQPATVRGYQIASYLGRLTSGRDSDSLTTVMDPPTPKSTSFVPTNYRDSIAYALGQKPLNGSSSINVSAMQNPAVSRNFSLQTERPYYDPCSSGAVENTGTSAYNKKYYSLPDISGLAVPSGDSSSSERSAQWGSPIGFGQLAGRKTYDQSLYSNTGPRAEGVPLAFDEISPSKLYRDPFSVQLSSNSDTRSLWSRQPFEQLFGVAGKPQCVGDEGAGSKSNSVPPEASSHIDLEAKLLRSFRYCIVKLLKLEGSDWLFDLFRQNDGADEDLILLVAARERFHYEAESREVRRVVQMGESRYPSSDRKLSSALKNEEAGLSRLLVSSVPHCGEGCVWRMDLIVSFGVWCIHRILDLSLLESRPELWGKYTYVLNRLQGILDLAFSKPRSALPPCFCLQVPALHLRKSSPPQSNGFLPPSGKPIKGKCTNASMLLDIVKDVEIAVSCRKGRTGTAAGDVAFPKGKENLASVLKRYKRRLSNKQVGTHEVGPELRKVHIPTSYAL, from the exons ATGGAAGCTTCGATTGTCAGTATCAATCAGATGCTGGGGTTCCTTCTTCGGAGACTCCCAGCTGTTGGTCCTGTGCTTTTGCTGTCAATGGGATATATTGACCCAGGAAAGTGGGCTGCAGCTGTTGAGGGAGGTGCCCGTTTTGGTTTTGACCTTTTATTCCTGATGCTTGTATTCAATTTTGCTGCTATTCTTTGCCAGTACCTGTCAGCTCGTATTGGTGTAGTTACTGGAAAAAATCTTGCCCAG ATTTATAGCGAGGAATTCAATAAGTCCACATGCATATTGTTAGGAGTTCAAGCAGAGCTTTCAGTGATTGCTTCGGACCTGACCATG ATTCTGGGAATTGCACATGGACTTAATCTTCTCTTTGGAATGGACCTCCTCACTTGTGTCCTTTTTGCTGCAATTGATGCTATTCTGTTTCCACTTTTTACCACCCTTTGG CAGAAATGCTCGGAAGTCCTGTCTATAACCATAACAGGTTTTGTATTGCTGTCTTATATTCTTGGAGTGGTTATGAGTCAACCTGACATTCCAGTTGCCACTAGTGGGGTGCTGACAAGACTAAGTGGCGAGAGCGTCTTCTCAGTTATGAGCCTTCTTGGGGCAACTATTGTGCCTCATAATTTTTATGTGCACTCTTCCATTGTACAG CAGCTGCAAGTACAACCACATGCAGCAAAGGATGCTATATGTCATGACCATTTTGTTGCCATCTTATGCATGTTCAGTGgcatttttgtggtgaattgtGTGTTGATGAATGCAGCAGCAACTGTTTTCCACAATGCAGGACTTGTTATCCTTACTTTTCAGGATGCGTTTTTGCTAATGGAACAG GTTTTTAGGAGTCCTGCAGCAcctttagtattttttttagttgtgtTCTTTTCTAGCCAGATCACAGCTTTAACCTGGAAATTTGGGGGGCAAgtagttttacattattttttCGGGGTAGACCTGCCTGATTGGCTACATCGTGCAGTTATCAGAATTCTTGCCGTTGTTCCGGCCCTTTTCTGTGCCTGGAATTATGGAGAGGAAGGGATATATCAAATGCTTATCTTCACTCAAGTTATGTTAGCTTTACTGCTTCCATCTTCTATTGTTCCCTTACTTCGGGTAGCCTCATCAAGATCGATTATGGCTGTCTTCAGAGTTTCTCAATTTGTTGAATTCTTAACTTTGGTCATCTTAACTGGGATGCTTGGCTTAAAAGTTATCTTTGTTTTGGAGATTCTGTTCGGAAATAGTGACTGGGTGGGTGATTTGAGGTCAAATATGGGAAGTACTGCGGTGCTCTCTTATGTTCTTATTACTGCTTGTGTGTCATTTTGTATGATGCTTTGGTTCGCAGCCATACCGTTGAAGTCTGCTACTGTCAGACAGGATTCACAACTATGGAACTCAGATCTACAAACTCCACCACTGTCATCTGTGGAGAGGGAGGAAAGTGATTTACTTGAAGCTAGATATCAGGAACCTGCAAAAGATGACCCAGCTCTGGAGAAATTTTCTGGTTGTCCTTCAGAAGGTTCAGTAATggaatttgatattgatttgcCTGAAAAAATTATGGATTCTGATCAAGAACCTCACCTCATTTCTGTTGAAAGTTGTAATACTACTACTACTAGTACCACCATCAGTACCAGTAGTACTGCAGTTCTTGGCTCATTAACCTCTCATCCGGAAGAATCAGCATTCGCAATTGAGTCGGCCCCACATGCAGTTGTGGTAGCTGAGGCTTGTGATGATAGGCTGCAGGATTCTGGTCCTTCACAGAAGAGTGAATATACGGACCCAGTTGAGAAGACTGCTGTGGTGGGGGGAGACATACAAACTGAGAAGGATGATGGTGAGGGGGATACTTGGGACCTCGAAGAATCATCTAAAATGGTTTCTGGGAGTGCACTGACAACAAATTCTGAGGGTCCACGATCTTTTAGGAGTCTCAGTGGGAAAAGCGATGAAGGTGGAAATGGAAGTGCAAGCCTTTCAAGATTATCTGGGTTGGGCCGAGCTGCTAGACGTCAACTAGCTGCCATTCTAGATGAGTTCTGGGGTCAGTTGTATGATTTCCATGGGCAAGCAACTCAAGAAGCAAAGGCTAAGAAATTGAATACGTTGCTGGGAGCAGATTCAAGGTCCACTGCTTCTTCTCCAAAGATAGACCCTTTAGGAAATGAGTCATCTGGATACTTCTCTGATAGAGGATCTGGGTTTCTGGTAAATTCTTGTATGTGTGACTCTCCCAAGCAACAGAGAATGGAAAACAATGCAGCATCAACCTATGGGGTTCAAATGGGACCATCCTCGTTGTGGTCAACTAGCCACATGAAATTGTTGGATGCATATGTGCAAAGCTCCATCAATAATGTTCAGGACTATGGTGAGCGGCGTTGTTCTAGTTTGCACATGCCACCATCTTCTGATGGTTGGGATTATCAGCCTGCCACAGTGCGTGGATATCAGATTGCTTCTTATCTCGGTAGACTGACTTCAGGCAGAGATTCTGATTCCTTAACCACTGTAATGGATCCACCAACTCCGAAATCCACATCTTTTGTCCCCACAAACTACAGAGATTCAATTGCATATGCTCTGGGGCAAAAACCTCTAAATGGGAGTAGCTCTATTAATGTGTCTGCTATGCAGAATCCAGCAGTATCTAGGAACTTTTCATTGCAAACTGAAAGACCCTATTATGATCCCTGTTCTTCCGGTGCTGTGGAGAACACAGGGACTTCAGCTTACAATAAGAAGTACTACAGCTTACCTGATATTTCAGGTCTTGCAGTTCCTAGTGGGGATTCATCGTCATCTGAAAGGAGTGCTCAATGGGGCAGTCCCATTGGATTTGGACAGTTGGCAGGAAGAAAAACCTATGACCAATCACTCTATTCAAATACTGGACCCAGGGCGGAAGGAGTTCCTCTGGCATTTGATGAAATCTCTCCATCCAAGCTCTACAGAGATCCTTTCTCTGTACAGTTGAGTTCAAATTCAGACACGAGATCACTTTGGTCTAGACAGCCTTTTGAGCAGTTATTTGGAGTGGCAGGCAAACCTCAATGTGTTGGAGATGAGGGAGCTGGAAGTAAGTCAAACTCAGTTCCTCCAGAAGCCAGCTCTCACATAGATTTGGAGGCAAAGCTGCTACGGTCTTTCAGATACTGTATCGTCAAGCTATTGAAATTGGAGGGATCTGATTGGTTGTTTGACTTGTTTAGACAAAATGATGGGGCTGATGAGGATCTGATTCTTCTTGTTGCTGCCAGAGAGAGATTCCATTATGAAGCTGAATCAAGAGAGGTGAGGCGGGTGGTTCAAATGGGTGAATCTCGCTACCCTTCTTCGGATCGTAAGTTATCTTCTGCACTAAAGAATGAGGAGGCAGGTCTTTCCAGGCTTCTGGTTTCATCAGTTCCTCACTGTGGAGAGGGCTGTGTTTGGCGAATGGATCTGATTGTGAGCTTTGGCGTGTGGTGCATTCATCGGATCCTGGATCTTTCACTTCTGGAAAGCCGTCCTGAGCTCTGGGGAAAGTATACTTATGTTCTTAATCGTCTTCAG GGAATCCTTGATTTGGCATTTTCCAAGCCCCGATCTGCATTGCCTCCTTGCTTCTGTCTCCAGGTTCCGGCATTGCATTTGAGAAAGTCTAGTCCTCCGCAGTCAAATGGGTTCTTACCCCCTTCTGGAAAACCAATCAAGGGGAAATGCACAAATGCATCCATGCTTCTTGATATAGTCAAGGATGTTGAGATTGCAGTCTCCTGCCGCAAGGGCCGGACTGGAACTGCAGCAGGTGATGTGGCTTTTccgaaaggaaaagaaaatttggcTTCAGTTCTGAAACGGTACAAGCGTCGGCTTTCTAACAAACAAGTAGGGACACATGAAGTTGGTCCTGAGTTGCGCAAGGTTCACATTCCCACCTCTTATGCCTTATAG